In Acidobacteriota bacterium, one genomic interval encodes:
- a CDS encoding VWA domain-containing protein, which yields MNDHSRIVSPLTRIRRVRTAAAATCAAALLLAAADADAQRNRRRQADAQFSDATTVTVVEVPVQVISSGAPVRDLTVNDFELLDGRRQVEITGFDFVDLSLVEGKPTQQQIPVAARRHFLLFFDLFFTAPDSVGRAQQAAADLVLTSLHPTDLVAVAVFDTRPRLVLGFTSDRSQLRQAIRSLGQVQVSETVVRDPLGLVISDIGAALAAGDEVAGGAQTAGGIAAGAMLAETQRELQNLQEQAERGNEASRIAAMTQGMSALSDWMASVEGRKHVVFLSEGMPTRVLYGNQGLTDEDRAALLADSESVIQGRTQEVDQQSTFGDSSAQSAMERMLRQFREANCTIQAVDVSGQIAGEAQSKRGSLLQMAKDTGGEMFSNFTNLGDAMDEMLERNSVTYLLAFQPGNLKPDGKFRRLRVRLKDAPRGTQVVHRPGYYPPKTYEQTSPFERALGSAQAVMGGVETGDIDASVLATGFPADSGKPYAPILITARGEDLLAGVNGDVLPVEIYAYALDENGVVRDFFSTRMGLDLAQAGAAIRQSGIKYWGHFDLDPGTYSARVLLRNDVTGRRALATAVLDVPGDGPVLQPPLFPEPPTKWLLLREDASEQRQDVAFPFLLEGAPFIPAARPEVASGGEAQISLVGMNLAAGAVSVRAQIFGANGEAIAGGGEVVLEANQASGGALSRLNGKFVAGKKLDPGDYTLTVTVTDSANGQHASSTPIRVL from the coding sequence ATGAACGACCACAGTCGTATCGTCTCACCGCTCACGCGCATCCGACGCGTCAGGACCGCCGCCGCGGCGACCTGCGCCGCCGCCCTGCTGCTGGCCGCCGCCGACGCCGACGCCCAACGCAACCGCCGGCGCCAGGCGGACGCCCAGTTCAGCGACGCAACCACCGTCACGGTGGTCGAGGTCCCGGTCCAGGTGATCAGCAGCGGCGCTCCGGTGCGCGACCTCACGGTCAACGACTTCGAACTCCTGGACGGCCGCAGGCAGGTCGAGATCACGGGCTTCGACTTCGTCGACCTGTCGCTGGTCGAGGGCAAGCCGACCCAGCAACAGATCCCCGTCGCCGCCAGACGGCACTTCCTGCTGTTCTTCGACCTGTTCTTCACGGCCCCCGACTCGGTCGGCCGTGCCCAGCAGGCGGCGGCAGACCTCGTCTTGACGTCGCTGCATCCGACCGACCTGGTCGCCGTCGCGGTATTCGACACCCGGCCCCGGCTCGTTCTCGGTTTCACCTCGGACCGCAGCCAGCTCCGGCAGGCGATCCGGTCGCTGGGGCAGGTCCAGGTCAGCGAAACGGTCGTGCGCGACCCGCTCGGTCTCGTCATTTCGGACATCGGCGCCGCTCTGGCGGCGGGCGACGAAGTAGCGGGCGGAGCGCAAACCGCTGGCGGCATCGCCGCCGGCGCGATGCTCGCCGAGACGCAGCGTGAACTCCAGAACCTCCAGGAGCAGGCCGAGCGCGGCAACGAAGCCAGCAGGATAGCCGCCATGACCCAGGGGATGAGCGCGCTTTCTGACTGGATGGCTTCGGTCGAGGGCCGCAAGCACGTCGTGTTCCTGTCCGAAGGGATGCCGACGAGGGTGCTGTACGGCAACCAGGGTCTGACCGACGAAGATCGGGCGGCCCTGCTGGCCGACAGCGAATCCGTGATCCAGGGCCGGACCCAGGAGGTGGATCAGCAGAGCACGTTCGGCGACTCCTCCGCCCAAAGCGCGATGGAACGCATGCTCAGACAATTCCGTGAAGCGAACTGCACGATCCAGGCGGTCGACGTCAGCGGTCAGATCGCGGGAGAGGCACAGAGCAAACGCGGCTCCCTGCTCCAGATGGCGAAGGACACGGGCGGCGAGATGTTCTCGAACTTCACGAACCTCGGGGACGCGATGGACGAGATGCTGGAGCGCAACAGCGTCACCTACCTCCTGGCCTTCCAGCCCGGCAATCTCAAGCCGGACGGCAAGTTCCGCCGTCTCCGGGTACGGCTCAAGGACGCTCCCCGGGGCACGCAGGTCGTCCATCGTCCTGGCTACTACCCACCCAAGACGTACGAGCAGACGAGCCCGTTCGAGCGCGCACTCGGCTCGGCCCAGGCCGTCATGGGAGGCGTCGAGACCGGCGACATCGACGCCTCGGTCCTGGCCACCGGCTTCCCCGCAGACAGCGGCAAGCCCTACGCCCCGATCCTCATCACCGCCCGCGGCGAGGACCTCCTCGCTGGCGTGAACGGCGACGTCCTTCCGGTCGAGATCTACGCATACGCGCTGGACGAGAACGGCGTCGTGCGCGACTTCTTCTCCACCCGCATGGGTCTCGATCTTGCGCAAGCCGGCGCCGCCATCCGCCAGAGCGGCATCAAGTACTGGGGGCACTTCGATCTCGATCCGGGCACCTACTCGGCGCGCGTCCTGCTCCGCAACGACGTCACCGGGCGACGGGCGCTGGCGACGGCCGTGCTGGACGTTCCCGGCGACGGTCCCGTACTGCAGCCGCCCCTGTTCCCGGAACCGCCGACGAAGTGGCTGCTGCTGCGCGAGGACGCGTCCGAACAGCGGCAGGACGTCGCTTTCCCCTTCCTGCTGGAGGGCGCACCGTTCATCCCGGCCGCCCGGCCCGAGGTCGCCAGCGGCGGCGAGGCGCAGATCAGCCTTGTCGGCATGAACCTGGCGGCGGGCGCCGTCTCGGTGCGTGCCCAGATCTTCGGTGCGAACGGAGAAGCAATCGCCGGCGGCGGCGAGGTCGTCCTGGAAGCGAACCAGGCCAGCGGCGGCGCCCTCTCCCGGCTGAACGGGAAGTTCGTCGCCGGCAAGAAGCTCGACCCGGGCGACTACACGCTGACTGTCACCGTCACCGACTCGGCGAACGGACAGCACGCGTCGTCGACGCCGATCCGGGTGCTGTAG